One Phocaeicola dorei genomic region harbors:
- a CDS encoding beta-1,6-N-acetylglucosaminyltransferase: MKHAFLIIAHNEYPVLEVLLSMLDDERNDIYLHIDKRATELFQQIKKVKMQKAGFYLIENPIEVYWGDISQVQVEYLLFETALSHGSYAYYHLLSGTDLPIKSQDYIHAFFQQNAGKEFVGFWQDAAHQRDLERKVFRYYFFTKRLKDKEHLLHGITALIRNLILAVQKISHYRRKQTFEFKKGGNWISITENAVKYLLQYKEIVLNRMKYTLCADEIFIQTILWNSPFRERMHCTNNANTGSMREIDWEHGSPYIWQDHDYQTLINSNKIFARKFNSNQMGIVYKIQKLYLKQVPK, from the coding sequence ATGAAACATGCATTTCTGATTATCGCCCACAATGAATATCCGGTACTGGAGGTACTACTTTCCATGTTGGACGATGAACGTAATGACATTTATTTGCATATTGACAAACGGGCTACAGAACTGTTTCAGCAAATAAAAAAAGTCAAAATGCAGAAAGCCGGCTTTTATTTAATAGAAAATCCCATCGAAGTATATTGGGGTGATATCAGCCAAGTACAAGTAGAATATCTTCTCTTTGAAACGGCCTTATCACACGGTTCCTATGCTTATTATCATTTATTATCCGGAACGGATTTGCCCATAAAAAGCCAAGATTACATTCATGCTTTTTTCCAGCAGAATGCCGGTAAAGAATTTGTAGGCTTTTGGCAGGATGCCGCTCATCAGCGTGATTTGGAGCGCAAAGTATTCCGATACTATTTTTTTACAAAAAGGTTAAAAGATAAGGAACATCTGTTACATGGAATTACAGCATTAATCCGAAACCTCATATTAGCAGTACAGAAAATAAGCCATTATCGCAGAAAACAAACTTTTGAATTCAAAAAAGGAGGAAATTGGATAAGTATTACCGAAAACGCAGTCAAGTATCTATTACAATACAAAGAGATTGTATTAAATCGTATGAAATATACACTTTGCGCAGATGAAATATTCATTCAAACTATTTTATGGAACTCTCCTTTTCGAGAAAGAATGCATTGTACGAACAATGCCAATACCGGTAGTATGCGGGAAATTGACTGGGAGCATGGCAGCCCCTATATATGGCAGGACCATGATTATCAAACGCTTATTAACTCTAATAAAATATTTGCACGGAAATTCAATTCAAACCAGATGGGAATTGTCTACAAGATTCAAAAATTATATTTAAAACAAGTTCCCAAATGA
- a CDS encoding glycosyltransferase family 2 protein — protein sequence MSNLLLSKIGHVISEFPLAFKQTKEVKLFMTLLVKNEEGMLEENLQFHKAMGVDGFIITDNNSTDSTPDIIRKYKQKGWIKEVIEEKATNYEQKDWVDRMIWKAKTIYKADWIINADADELWYAPTGNLKDELYATNANVLNCEMRSVYPEEEKPFWQWDKTVKAVTEPEKYDLSLYSLFERQNKKVIHRTAGYLQISMGNHKVTMFPQNSADSHIHVYHYNIRGKQQFMEKMINGGKQLEQHKGKHGGRHWRYFYQLHKEGKLEAEYERVIGSAYFEALRKDGFIIPDVTIPNFFKRLKPDI from the coding sequence ATGAGCAATTTATTACTATCCAAAATAGGGCACGTTATATCCGAATTTCCTTTGGCTTTTAAACAAACGAAAGAAGTCAAATTATTCATGACATTGCTGGTAAAAAACGAAGAAGGGATGCTGGAAGAGAATCTACAGTTCCATAAAGCGATGGGAGTGGACGGGTTTATCATTACTGATAATAACTCCACAGACTCAACTCCGGACATTATCCGTAAATACAAACAAAAAGGGTGGATTAAAGAAGTGATAGAAGAAAAGGCTACCAACTATGAACAAAAGGACTGGGTAGACCGTATGATTTGGAAAGCCAAAACCATTTATAAGGCCGACTGGATTATCAATGCCGATGCCGACGAATTATGGTATGCCCCTACCGGCAATTTGAAAGATGAATTATATGCCACCAATGCCAATGTGCTGAATTGTGAAATGAGAAGTGTCTATCCTGAAGAAGAAAAGCCCTTTTGGCAATGGGATAAGACTGTAAAAGCGGTAACCGAACCTGAAAAATATGACTTGTCACTCTATTCGCTGTTTGAGCGTCAGAACAAAAAAGTCATTCACCGGACTGCCGGTTACCTGCAAATTTCAATGGGAAACCATAAAGTAACCATGTTCCCACAAAACTCTGCCGACAGCCATATCCATGTATATCATTACAATATACGCGGCAAGCAGCAGTTTATGGAAAAGATGATAAATGGCGGCAAGCAACTGGAGCAACACAAGGGCAAACACGGAGGTCGCCACTGGCGCTACTTCTATCAGTTACATAAAGAAGGAAAACTAGAGGCTGAATATGAACGTGTTATCGGCAGTGCTTATTTTGAAGCACTTCGCAAAGACGGATTCATTATTCCGGATGTAACGATTCCTAATTTCTTTAAAAGATTAAAACCTGATATATAA
- a CDS encoding glycosyltransferase family 2 protein → MEQIKKLAIVIPAYKGRFLKETLDSIAVQAHKDEFVLYIGDDASPERLDKIVESYQNKVNLVYHRFSENMGGKDLVAHWERCIWLSAEPFIWLFSDDDLMPADGVERVMEALSRPHHQRGYFFRFPLAVIDGENKRIRANRPLEEGSVSCYRLLLDKLQGKIDSAAVEYVFSREIWQSAGGFVHFPMAWCSDDATWAAFARHAGGVISLPGQPVCWRNVEGANISNSAGHDKDKLHATILFLRWMRNMFSDYVDDPELINALQCYIHTILRISLHKHYNICGLWGVSMALGRFNKRAAFTTFFRNFRLFS, encoded by the coding sequence GTGGAGCAAATAAAGAAATTGGCAATTGTTATTCCCGCCTACAAGGGGCGTTTCCTTAAGGAAACGCTCGACTCAATTGCAGTTCAGGCCCATAAAGATGAGTTCGTGTTATATATAGGTGATGATGCAAGTCCTGAAAGATTGGATAAGATTGTGGAATCTTATCAGAATAAGGTAAATCTGGTGTATCATCGCTTTAGCGAAAATATGGGGGGCAAAGATTTGGTGGCCCATTGGGAGAGGTGTATCTGGCTGTCTGCAGAGCCGTTTATCTGGCTTTTCTCGGATGATGATTTGATGCCGGCTGATGGTGTGGAACGTGTCATGGAGGCTTTGTCGCGCCCACACCATCAGCGAGGATATTTCTTTCGTTTTCCATTAGCTGTCATTGATGGTGAAAACAAGCGGATACGTGCCAATCGTCCTTTGGAAGAAGGAAGTGTGTCTTGTTACCGGCTGCTGCTAGATAAGTTACAGGGAAAGATAGATTCGGCTGCCGTAGAGTACGTGTTCAGTCGGGAGATATGGCAGTCGGCAGGTGGTTTTGTTCATTTTCCTATGGCTTGGTGTTCGGATGATGCTACGTGGGCTGCTTTTGCCCGTCATGCGGGGGGTGTTATTTCTTTGCCGGGGCAGCCTGTATGTTGGAGGAATGTTGAAGGTGCAAACATCAGTAATTCTGCCGGTCATGACAAAGATAAATTGCACGCTACTATTCTTTTCTTGAGATGGATGAGGAATATGTTTTCCGATTATGTGGATGATCCGGAGCTGATTAATGCATTGCAATGCTATATCCATACCATCCTTCGTATTTCATTGCATAAACATTATAATATATGTGGTTTGTGGGGGGTATCTATGGCTTTGGGAAGATTTAATAAAAGGGCGGCCTTTACTACGTTTTTCAGGAATTTTAGGTTGTTCTCTTAA
- a CDS encoding glycosyltransferase family 9 protein, translating into MSKILVICFSSINNVAMAIPVIHSLATQYAQHQIMVLSIDTFSPLFENVPDNVIFRGADFRGEHAGLMGLGWLYNDLKEEKFDAVAAFQPTFRSRFLCWRFRLAGIKAAHIKQNRRELQKLIWRKHKIYTEQDSFFQRCAHTLNQIGYPIRLSFLSLFGKNKGNISSLAPLTGEKNQETWIGIAPFATHVGKIYPLSKQEQILKHLSARDHTKIFLFGGGKKEIKVLEEWAQHFPNVISTAGKLTINMELALMSNMDVMLVMDAANMHLASLVNIPVVSIWGATHPCAGFAGWNQSAANIIQIDLPCRPCSLSGEKHCYRKDYACLQGITPEMVIEHINKVIS; encoded by the coding sequence ATGTCCAAGATTCTTGTAATCTGCTTTTCATCCATCAATAATGTGGCAATGGCAATCCCGGTCATTCACTCATTGGCTACGCAATATGCCCAGCATCAAATCATGGTGCTGAGCATAGACACATTCTCCCCCTTATTCGAGAATGTGCCGGACAATGTTATTTTCCGTGGAGCAGATTTCAGAGGAGAACATGCCGGATTAATGGGTTTGGGATGGCTGTACAATGATTTAAAAGAAGAAAAATTTGATGCCGTAGCCGCTTTCCAGCCCACATTCCGCAGCCGTTTTCTTTGCTGGCGTTTTCGTCTGGCAGGCATAAAAGCAGCCCACATCAAGCAGAACAGGCGGGAACTGCAAAAACTGATATGGCGGAAACATAAAATATATACAGAGCAAGACTCCTTTTTTCAGCGCTGTGCCCATACGCTCAATCAGATAGGTTACCCCATCCGGTTAAGTTTCCTCTCCCTTTTCGGAAAGAATAAAGGCAATATTTCCAGCCTGGCGCCGTTAACCGGTGAGAAGAACCAAGAAACATGGATTGGAATCGCTCCCTTTGCAACACATGTAGGCAAAATCTATCCGTTGTCAAAGCAAGAGCAGATCCTCAAACATTTATCTGCACGCGACCATACAAAAATCTTCTTATTCGGAGGCGGAAAAAAAGAAATCAAAGTATTGGAAGAATGGGCCCAACATTTCCCCAATGTCATCTCAACAGCCGGCAAACTAACCATAAATATGGAATTGGCCCTCATGAGCAATATGGACGTCATGCTGGTAATGGATGCCGCCAATATGCACCTTGCATCACTAGTGAACATCCCGGTTGTGTCCATTTGGGGGGCAACGCATCCCTGTGCAGGCTTTGCAGGATGGAATCAGTCTGCGGCAAACATAATACAGATAGACCTGCCCTGCCGTCCTTGTTCCTTATCCGGAGAAAAGCACTGTTATAGAAAAGATTATGCCTGTCTGCAAGGCATAACTCCCGAAATGGTAATAGAACACATAAACAAAGTCATCAGTTAA
- a CDS encoding lipopolysaccharide kinase InaA family protein, producing MSKTERLFHPRTLVIHPDFKNLEEFIVSIPERFQRNEGTVIHQGRNELRKMEYNGKEYVIKSFHSPHLINRFVYGIFRPSKAKRSYDHAEMLLKIGVGTPQPVGYMNIRSGLLFDKSYYISLLSTCPYIYDNLFTQQFDYAEEVFRAIGKVTARLHEHGYAHKDYGRANILFQKTPNGITIEIVDLNRMYIGPIDMKTGCKNFERLPATPQMHRWMAEEYAKTRNFDVEKCFELMRAYRSVQPGKIDNLY from the coding sequence ATGAGCAAGACAGAGCGTTTGTTTCATCCCCGCACCTTAGTGATTCACCCTGATTTCAAAAATCTGGAAGAATTTATAGTATCCATTCCCGAACGTTTCCAAAGGAATGAAGGTACTGTTATTCACCAAGGGCGCAATGAATTGCGGAAAATGGAATACAATGGCAAAGAATATGTTATCAAATCCTTTCACAGCCCCCACCTTATCAACCGGTTTGTATATGGCATATTTCGTCCATCCAAGGCAAAACGCTCTTACGACCATGCAGAAATGCTGCTGAAAATAGGTGTAGGCACCCCGCAACCGGTGGGATATATGAATATACGTTCAGGGCTGCTGTTCGATAAAAGTTATTATATCAGCCTCCTCTCCACCTGCCCCTACATTTACGACAACCTGTTCACACAGCAATTTGACTACGCCGAGGAAGTATTCCGCGCCATAGGCAAAGTGACCGCCCGTCTTCACGAACACGGATACGCCCACAAAGACTACGGACGTGCCAACATCCTGTTTCAGAAAACTCCCAATGGCATAACAATAGAAATTGTCGATTTGAACCGGATGTACATCGGCCCCATAGATATGAAGACCGGCTGCAAAAACTTTGAACGCCTGCCGGCAACTCCACAAATGCACCGATGGATGGCAGAAGAATACGCCAAGACACGGAACTTTGATGTGGAAAAATGCTTTGAGCTCATGAGAGCCTATAGAAGCGTACAGCCGGGAAAAATAGATAACCTTTACTAA
- a CDS encoding lysophospholipid acyltransferase family protein gives MKQINLIYYSVFFLWYLLSLLPLRFLYFISDLLFYPLYYCIRYRRKIIRNNLSNSFPEKDLKEIVQIEKQFYSFFCDYIVETLKLFSISKKQLMRRMTFEGLDEIVENMNKKNKDFCFIYLGHYCNWEWIASLPYWISKDISCGQIYHPLYNQAFDKLFLRLRNQFGGECIPMKTTLRRIIELKRTKQKAIIGFISDQAPKWNSIHHWTEFLNQETPVFIGTEKIGKQVDALIYYADITRVKRGYYHCRLKPLCDTPRQVPDFELTDLFTRELEQTIKAHPQYWLWSHNRWKRTKEEWLRRQQEETK, from the coding sequence ATGAAACAAATAAATCTCATATATTATTCCGTTTTCTTTTTGTGGTATTTGCTTTCGCTTCTACCCTTACGATTCTTATATTTCATATCCGATCTTCTTTTTTATCCGCTCTATTATTGCATCCGCTACAGACGTAAAATCATACGCAATAATTTATCGAACTCATTCCCCGAAAAAGATTTAAAAGAGATTGTCCAAATCGAGAAACAATTTTACTCTTTCTTTTGCGACTATATAGTAGAAACGCTCAAGTTATTCTCCATTTCAAAAAAACAACTGATGAGAAGAATGACTTTTGAAGGACTGGACGAGATAGTGGAAAACATGAACAAAAAGAACAAAGACTTCTGTTTTATCTATTTAGGGCATTATTGCAACTGGGAATGGATTGCATCCTTGCCTTATTGGATTTCCAAAGACATATCCTGCGGACAAATCTATCATCCACTGTACAATCAGGCTTTCGACAAACTATTTCTAAGATTACGCAACCAGTTCGGAGGCGAATGCATCCCCATGAAAACGACTTTGCGCCGCATCATTGAATTGAAACGGACAAAGCAAAAGGCAATTATCGGATTTATTTCGGACCAAGCACCCAAGTGGAACAGCATACATCACTGGACTGAATTTCTAAACCAAGAAACACCGGTTTTCATCGGTACGGAGAAAATAGGCAAGCAAGTGGACGCCTTGATTTATTATGCTGACATAACACGGGTCAAAAGAGGATACTACCACTGCCGGCTCAAACCATTGTGCGATACCCCCCGGCAAGTACCCGATTTTGAATTGACCGATTTGTTTACCCGAGAATTGGAACAAACAATAAAAGCGCATCCCCAATATTGGCTCTGGAGCCATAACCGCTGGAAAAGAACTAAAGAAGAGTGGCTGCGCAGACAACAGGAAGAAACTAAGTGA
- the glf gene encoding UDP-galactopyranose mutase encodes MEKYDYLIVGAGLFGAVFAHEAKRVDKHCLVIDKRNHRGGNIYCEDIEGIHVHKYGAHIFHTDNKEVWDYVNSFVEFNRYTNSPLAYFDGKLYNLPFNMNTFYQLWGVKTPAEAKAKIEEQRKEFDHITTPANLEEQALKLCGKDIYHRLIKGYTEKQWGRSAKELPAFIIKRIPFRFIYDNNYFNDSYQGIPKGGYNALIDALLEGTEVRLNTNYFSNRNELDALADNILFTGCIDQFFDYQCGHLEYRSLRFEHKQLETEDFQGNAVVNYTEREVPYTRIIEHKHFEFGTQPTTVITYEYPDDFAPGKEPYYPINDKRNTEMMSQYKKLASERKDVLFGGRLAQYAYADMDDTVAAALALCKKTFK; translated from the coding sequence ATGGAAAAATATGATTATTTGATAGTAGGTGCCGGTTTGTTCGGCGCCGTTTTTGCCCACGAGGCAAAACGAGTAGATAAACATTGCCTGGTAATTGACAAGCGCAATCATCGCGGAGGCAATATCTACTGTGAAGATATAGAGGGCATCCATGTACATAAATATGGTGCACATATCTTCCATACCGACAATAAAGAAGTGTGGGACTATGTAAACAGCTTTGTCGAATTCAACCGATACACCAACTCCCCTTTGGCTTACTTTGACGGGAAATTATACAATCTTCCCTTCAACATGAACACTTTTTATCAGCTGTGGGGAGTAAAGACCCCGGCGGAAGCCAAGGCCAAGATAGAAGAGCAACGTAAAGAATTTGACCATATCACCACCCCCGCCAACCTGGAGGAGCAAGCATTAAAGCTATGTGGAAAAGACATTTACCATCGCCTTATCAAAGGTTATACAGAGAAACAATGGGGACGTTCCGCCAAAGAATTACCGGCATTCATCATCAAACGTATTCCTTTCCGTTTCATTTATGACAACAACTATTTCAATGACAGCTACCAAGGAATCCCCAAAGGCGGATACAACGCCCTTATCGATGCGTTACTGGAAGGAACCGAGGTTCGTCTCAACACCAATTATTTCAGCAACCGCAATGAACTGGACGCATTGGCAGACAATATCCTGTTCACCGGATGCATAGACCAGTTCTTCGATTACCAATGCGGACATCTGGAATACAGAAGCCTGCGCTTTGAACATAAACAGCTGGAAACAGAGGATTTCCAAGGCAACGCAGTAGTCAATTATACAGAACGTGAGGTACCCTATACCCGAATCATTGAGCACAAGCACTTTGAATTCGGCACACAGCCCACCACTGTAATCACGTATGAATATCCCGATGATTTCGCGCCGGGCAAAGAACCTTACTATCCGATAAACGACAAGCGGAACACCGAAATGATGAGCCAATATAAAAAACTGGCCTCTGAGCGGAAAGACGTTTTATTCGGAGGCCGTCTGGCACAATACGCATACGCCGACATGGACGATACCGTAGCCGCTGCCCTCGCCTTATGCAAAAAGACATTTAAATAA
- a CDS encoding glycosyltransferase family 2 protein: MNIIAVVVTYNRMELLKRNIRCLQQNKPISSIVIVNNGSTDGTTEWLAAQEGLTVINQTNVGGAGGFYTGIQYAYQAGADWIWCMDDDVFPRADCLEQLLPYTDKKDIGILAPRRLLEGEIFTHDFQAYNLSNPFVSMYSKKLAGRHITSPTEITGTAFEGPFIRREVVEKIGLPNKDLFIFCDDTDYCLRTIRAGYKILYIPDALMDKEKFFSNDTWNERSKKKKWKRFYQIRNSTYLNHHYGRNIAVKYLRGFNGVMGYIFIALFTSPFAKAYQWKDIPRLWKAYCDGIHEKLGIMS, translated from the coding sequence ATGAACATTATAGCCGTAGTTGTAACCTACAACCGAATGGAACTTCTGAAAAGAAATATTCGTTGTCTGCAACAAAACAAGCCGATATCTTCCATTGTAATAGTAAATAACGGAAGCACGGACGGTACAACGGAATGGCTTGCCGCACAGGAAGGGCTGACAGTAATCAATCAGACCAATGTGGGCGGTGCGGGAGGATTCTATACAGGCATACAATACGCTTATCAGGCGGGTGCCGACTGGATTTGGTGCATGGATGACGATGTATTTCCGCGGGCCGACTGTCTGGAACAACTCTTGCCGTATACCGACAAGAAAGATATCGGCATACTGGCCCCTCGCAGGTTGCTCGAAGGAGAAATATTCACCCATGACTTCCAGGCATACAACCTGAGCAATCCTTTTGTATCCATGTACAGCAAGAAACTGGCAGGACGGCACATCACCTCACCGACAGAAATTACGGGAACAGCTTTCGAAGGTCCGTTCATCCGCCGCGAAGTCGTTGAGAAGATAGGTCTTCCCAATAAAGACCTTTTCATTTTCTGTGATGATACAGATTACTGTCTCCGCACCATACGGGCAGGGTACAAAATACTCTATATACCTGATGCCCTGATGGATAAAGAGAAATTCTTCTCCAACGACACATGGAATGAGCGAAGCAAGAAGAAAAAGTGGAAACGCTTTTATCAGATCCGTAATTCAACTTATTTAAACCATCACTACGGACGCAACATAGCAGTGAAATATCTTCGCGGCTTCAACGGAGTAATGGGATATATTTTCATCGCGTTGTTCACCAGTCCGTTTGCAAAAGCCTATCAATGGAAAGATATACCCCGATTATGGAAAGCCTATTGCGACGGAATACATGAAAAACTTGGAATTATGAGTTAA
- a CDS encoding ABC transporter ATP-binding protein yields the protein MLKQFFSLLKRYILPYRKYLTWALILNFLSQWLNVFSFMAIVPILNILFKIDTKSYEYIPMDIHNLDKDVLINNAYYFVSNFVATNGAFYTLAMMGGILIFMTMLKTAGYFASAAVMVPLRTGIVRDIRIQVYNKVLSLPLSFFSEERKGDIIARMSADVTVVENSLTSSIDMLIRNPIALLVCFVTLFSVSWQMTLFVIFILPLTGWIMGVVSRKLKRQSSTAQAQWGDIMSQLDETLGGLRVIKAFIAESKMSARFSKTNNDFRDAMNEMIIRQSSAHPMSEFLGTCVIVTVLLFGGALILNTNYAPMDAATFIFYLIILYSIINPLKEFSRAFYNIPQGLASMERIDMILKAENHIVEPEQPLPLDAFTDKLEFKNVSFSYVEGRPVLNHINLTVPKGKTIALVGQSGSGKSTLVDLVPRYHDVSEGALLIDGKNVKDVSIHSLRSLIGNVNQEAILFNDTFYNNITFGVENATMEQVIEAAKIANAHDFIMETEKGYDTMIGDRGGRLSGGQRQRVSIARAILKNPPILILDEATSALDTESERLVQEALERLMKSRTTIAIAHRLSTIKNADEICVLYEGDIVERGTHDELIALNGYYKKLNDMQSL from the coding sequence ATGCTGAAACAGTTCTTTAGTTTGTTGAAGCGGTATATTCTTCCATACCGCAAATATTTGACATGGGCATTGATACTGAACTTTCTGTCGCAATGGCTTAATGTGTTTTCGTTCATGGCGATTGTGCCAATTTTGAACATTCTGTTCAAAATTGATACCAAGTCTTATGAGTACATTCCTATGGATATTCATAATTTGGATAAGGATGTACTCATAAATAATGCCTATTACTTTGTGAGCAATTTTGTGGCTACAAATGGTGCGTTCTATACACTTGCCATGATGGGAGGAATACTTATCTTTATGACTATGTTGAAAACTGCCGGTTATTTTGCTTCTGCGGCTGTCATGGTACCTTTGCGTACAGGTATTGTCCGGGATATCCGTATTCAGGTTTATAATAAAGTGTTAAGTCTTCCTTTGAGTTTTTTCTCAGAAGAACGTAAAGGAGATATCATAGCCCGTATGAGTGCGGATGTTACGGTGGTGGAGAACTCGTTGACCAGTTCCATCGATATGCTTATCCGTAATCCTATCGCTCTTTTGGTTTGTTTTGTCACTCTGTTTTCGGTAAGTTGGCAAATGACGCTTTTTGTTATCTTTATTTTACCTCTGACAGGTTGGATAATGGGGGTTGTCAGCCGGAAGCTGAAAAGACAGTCCTCTACAGCACAGGCGCAATGGGGAGATATTATGTCCCAATTGGATGAAACATTAGGAGGTTTAAGGGTTATCAAAGCGTTTATAGCCGAAAGCAAAATGTCTGCCCGGTTCTCTAAAACAAACAATGACTTCCGCGATGCAATGAACGAGATGATTATCCGGCAAAGTTCAGCCCACCCCATGAGTGAGTTTTTAGGTACTTGTGTGATTGTGACCGTGCTGTTGTTTGGCGGTGCTTTAATCTTAAATACAAACTATGCTCCGATGGATGCGGCTACTTTCATATTTTATCTGATTATCCTTTATAGTATCATCAATCCTTTGAAAGAATTTTCAAGAGCATTTTATAATATTCCGCAGGGATTGGCCAGTATGGAGCGAATTGATATGATATTGAAAGCGGAAAATCATATCGTAGAGCCGGAACAGCCTTTGCCATTGGACGCTTTCACAGATAAGTTAGAGTTTAAAAATGTAAGTTTCAGCTATGTAGAAGGACGTCCGGTCTTGAACCATATCAATCTGACGGTTCCTAAAGGAAAAACGATTGCGCTGGTGGGTCAGTCCGGTTCCGGAAAGTCTACTTTAGTGGACTTGGTACCGCGTTATCACGATGTATCGGAGGGTGCATTGCTGATTGACGGCAAGAATGTGAAAGATGTATCCATCCACAGTTTACGTTCTCTGATTGGTAATGTAAATCAGGAAGCTATTCTGTTTAATGACACCTTCTATAACAATATTACTTTTGGTGTAGAGAATGCCACTATGGAGCAAGTAATAGAAGCTGCCAAGATAGCGAATGCACATGATTTCATTATGGAAACGGAAAAAGGATATGACACGATGATTGGTGATCGTGGAGGGCGTTTGTCCGGTGGTCAGCGTCAGCGTGTCAGTATAGCCCGTGCAATTTTGAAAAATCCTCCTATCCTTATATTAGATGAGGCTACTTCGGCTCTTGACACAGAGTCCGAGCGTTTGGTTCAGGAAGCGTTGGAGCGTTTGATGAAATCGCGTACTACTATCGCTATCGCGCATAGATTGAGTACCATTAAGAATGCCGATGAAATTTGTGTACTTTATGAAGGTGACATTGTAGAAAGAGGAACTCACGATGAACTGATAGCCTTAAATGGATATTACAAGAAGTTGAACGATATGCAGTCTTTGTAA
- a CDS encoding glycosyltransferase produces MNILFYTTNEVAPQYGGVERVTANIANALTTFYNVNCYSAYKYNIDKSFIKQQFVNTIKINSYHNLNNLIQFIEQNKIDVIINQGEHKLTKSLRLALNQSQNKKCKLMFALHVSPATEINFITLDNPKKELKEGKNIRKNISKFLSFPYQKIRKIIKLPILYRESYHFADKVILLSSHFKKPFLEYSHLKDDSKIRIIHNALSFHSFYDLANYNHKKKEVLIVSRLEEEPKRISLALKIWKEIETDHTLSEWKLKIVGHGKMESWYKSLVIHYGLQRVFFEGTKNPEPYYNEASIFMMTSSFEGWGLTLTEAQQYGCVPLAFHSFASLTDIITDKVNGFAIPNDDISLYIKQIKLLMTDEKLRKSMSANAIESSKQFSIEIIIKKWMEVINE; encoded by the coding sequence ATGAATATACTATTTTATACTACCAATGAAGTTGCGCCACAATACGGAGGTGTTGAAAGAGTTACTGCTAATATTGCAAATGCATTAACTACTTTTTATAATGTGAACTGTTACTCTGCCTATAAATACAACATTGACAAATCCTTTATTAAACAGCAATTCGTTAATACAATTAAAATCAATTCTTATCACAATCTCAATAATTTAATCCAATTTATAGAACAAAATAAAATTGACGTCATTATTAATCAAGGAGAGCATAAGTTAACTAAGAGTTTAAGACTTGCTTTAAACCAGTCTCAAAATAAAAAATGCAAGCTAATGTTTGCACTCCACGTAAGTCCTGCCACGGAGATTAATTTCATCACCTTAGATAATCCTAAAAAAGAACTAAAAGAAGGAAAGAACATTAGGAAAAACATCAGCAAATTTTTATCCTTTCCATATCAAAAGATAAGAAAAATAATAAAACTACCTATTTTATATAGAGAGTCATATCATTTTGCCGATAAGGTTATCTTATTATCCTCTCATTTCAAAAAGCCGTTTCTAGAATACTCTCATTTGAAAGATGATAGTAAAATAAGAATAATCCATAATGCTCTTTCATTCCACTCTTTCTATGATTTAGCCAACTATAATCACAAAAAGAAAGAAGTACTTATTGTATCCAGACTGGAAGAAGAACCTAAAAGAATTTCTCTGGCTTTAAAGATTTGGAAGGAAATTGAAACAGACCATACTCTATCCGAATGGAAGCTAAAAATAGTAGGACATGGGAAAATGGAAAGCTGGTACAAAAGTCTAGTCATACATTATGGCTTACAACGTGTCTTTTTTGAAGGGACAAAAAATCCGGAACCTTATTATAATGAAGCTTCTATTTTTATGATGACCTCATCTTTTGAAGGATGGGGGCTGACATTAACCGAGGCACAACAATATGGTTGCGTTCCTTTAGCTTTTCATAGTTTTGCTTCATTGACAGACATAATAACAGATAAAGTCAATGGGTTTGCTATCCCCAATGATGATATATCACTATATATTAAACAGATAAAGCTATTGATGACAGATGAAAAGCTACGTAAATCAATGTCTGCCAACGCTATTGAAAGTAGCAAGCAATTTTCCATCGAAATTATCATAAAGAAATGGATGGAAGTGATCAATGAATAA